One genomic segment of Kogia breviceps isolate mKogBre1 chromosome 11, mKogBre1 haplotype 1, whole genome shotgun sequence includes these proteins:
- the THNSL2 gene encoding threonine synthase-like 2, translated as MWCFRGCKEDLRDSSLPGGPAHPPTGSLAAAPASRAHIRNPALPPRPIRLPGRAPPLPEPGISFFGSCLLSFNLTLGSGQGPLLSFSTSFVLKRRVPPSPHPGTSGDTGSAAIESIQGVEDVDLIVLLPKGRCTKIQELQMTTVLRENAHVFGGDGGNSDELAEPIEAVFADVAFVKEHSLMSLNSVSWSRVLVQMAHHFFAYFRCAPALDLHPPPTPVEVVVPSGAAGRRPLGGSGLSRKTPVVSALPAALWCNHEEKGWILSDGKLHTRSFQKTSPHSLGRHPGLLPQGKNEGLTPRCSGCLI; from the exons ATGTGGTGCTTCCGGGGCTGCAAGGAAGATTTAAGAGACT CCTCCCTGCCAGGCGGCCCGGCTCACCCTCCGACCGGAAGCCTGGCCGCTGCCCCCGCGTCCCGCGCGCACATCCGGAACCCGGCACTCCCGCCGCGCCCGATCCGCCTCCCGGGCCGCGCCCCGCCGCTCCCAGAGCCTGGCATCAG CTTCTTTGGCAGTTGTCTTCTGTCCTTTAATCTGACCCTGGGAAGTGGCCAG GGGCCATTGCTTTCCTTTTCCACCTCCTTTGTCCTAAAGAGGAGggttcctccttctccccatccagGAACTTCTGGGGACACAGGGAGTGCTGCCATAGAGAGTATTCAGGGAGTAGAGGACGTGGACCTCATTGTTCTGCTTCCCAAAGGTCGCTGCACAAAGATTCAGGAGCTCCAGATGACGACAGTGCTGAGAGAGAATGCCCACGTGTTTGGAGGTGA TGGAGGGAACAGCGATGAGCTCGCCGAGCCCATCGAGGCCGTGTTTGCCGACGTGGCCTTTGTCAAGGAGCACAGTCTGATGAGTCTGAATTCAGTCAGCTGGTCCCGGGTCCTCGTGCAAATGGCCCACCACTTCTTCGCTTATTTCCGGTGTGCACCAGCCTTAGACTTGCACCCACCGCCCACCCCCGTGGAGGTGGTTGTACCATCGGGGGCTGCCGGTAGGAGACCCCTGGGCGGAAGTGGGCTTTCCAGAAAAACGCCTGTGGTCTCCGCCCTCCCAGCTGCACTTTGGTGTAACCATGAGGAGAAAGGTTGGATCCTAAGTGATGGGAAACTACACACAAGAAGCTTCCAGAAAACTTCCCCCCACTCCCTGGGGAGACATCCTGGCCTCTTGCCGCAGGGGAAGAATGAGGGGTTAACCCCGAGGTGCTCCGGCTGCCTGATCTGA
- the FABP1 gene encoding fatty acid-binding protein, liver: protein MNFSGKYQVQSHENFEAFMKAVGMPDDLIQKRKDIKGVSEIVQNGNHFKFTINTGSKVIQNEFTLGEECEMEFLTGEKVKAVVQLEGENKLVTTLKGIKSVTEFNGDTATSTMTLGDIVFKRISKRI, encoded by the exons ATGAACTTCTCCGGCAAGTACCAAGTGCAGAGCCACGAAAACTTTGAGGCCTTCATGAAGGCAGTCG GTATGCCTGATGACCTCATCCAGAAGAGGAAGGACATCAAAGGGGTGTCAGAAATCGTGCAAAATGGGAACCACTTCAAGTTCACCATCAACACTGGCTCCAAAGTGATCCAGAACGAGTTCACCTTGGGGGAGGAGTGTGAGATGGAATTCCTGACTGGGGAGAAGGTCAAG GCGGTAGTTCAGCTGGAAGGTGAGAATAAACTGGTGACAACCCTCAAAGGCATCAAGTCCGTGACTGAATTCAACGGTGACACAGCCACCAGC ACCATGACACTGGGTGACATTGTCTTCAAGAGAATCAGCAAGAGAATTTAG